A stretch of Campylobacter gracilis DNA encodes these proteins:
- a CDS encoding ELM1/GtrOC1 family putative glycosyltransferase, with translation MEDGLMARQISRGESKQGVIRNLSAPQGSRFFVKEQSVVNLGGAAREGKILNRESSMTIAAARDGKNSDLKNFISVCGSPSYILRRENFRGKNLRSSAPSWAWHAGSGSLNLNSESSCVNPPAAKNPYRKALILSDGRKGHENQSIAFCELRGLEFCICKIAYANKLLKLFSYALDFLGLYFKIFKCDLGESGAAADCKNGSNLNNSALNSPVAPDSANLDAAPNGTNSDAVSYSANLDAASDRNLNFADFDLFVGAGSTTYYALKFYARRYAKPSIALMYPKGYRKDFSVIIAGAHDRPKPRANLKISPVSLSFSRPQGLYQPQRKAVGFIIGGPNSCFEMGDEILKQIEGVRAQFADCEFALTTSPRTPRATENALEKLSWDYSVIYSREPVNPIGDFLAQCEWVFISEDSVSMISEAASNGSASVAILSLKRKDAHNKFDDFISALVSTGHARRYDEALKKTAKYDLKAFVREIKI, from the coding sequence ATGGAAGATGGACTGATGGCGCGGCAAATTTCAAGAGGCGAGAGCAAACAGGGCGTCATAAGAAATTTATCCGCGCCGCAGGGCTCGCGCTTTTTTGTAAAAGAGCAAAGCGTCGTAAATTTAGGCGGTGCCGCGCGAGAAGGTAAAATTTTAAATCGCGAAAGCTCTATGACGATCGCCGCCGCGCGAGATGGCAAAAATTCGGATCTCAAAAATTTCATATCGGTTTGCGGCAGCCCCTCTTACATTTTGCGCCGTGAAAATTTTAGAGGTAAAAATTTAAGATCAAGTGCTCCAAGCTGGGCGTGGCACGCAGGCAGTGGCTCTTTAAATTTAAACAGCGAAAGCTCCTGCGTAAATCCGCCCGCCGCTAAAAATCCGTATCGGAAAGCGCTCATCTTAAGCGACGGCCGCAAGGGGCACGAGAACCAAAGCATCGCATTTTGCGAGCTAAGAGGGCTTGAGTTTTGCATTTGTAAGATCGCTTACGCTAACAAGCTTCTTAAACTCTTCTCCTACGCGCTTGATTTTTTAGGGCTTTATTTTAAAATTTTTAAGTGCGATCTCGGCGAGAGCGGCGCGGCGGCAGACTGCAAAAACGGATCAAATTTAAACAATTCCGCTTTAAATAGTCCCGTCGCGCCAGATAGCGCAAATTTAGACGCCGCGCCGAATGGCACCAATTCAGATGCCGTATCATATAGCGCAAATTTAGACGCTGCATCAGATCGTAATTTAAATTTCGCAGATTTCGATCTGTTCGTAGGCGCGGGCTCTACGACCTATTACGCGCTGAAATTTTACGCGCGCAGATACGCAAAGCCGAGTATAGCATTAATGTATCCGAAGGGCTACCGCAAGGATTTTAGCGTCATCATCGCAGGCGCGCATGACCGCCCAAAGCCGCGCGCAAATCTAAAAATTTCGCCCGTCTCGCTTAGTTTTTCGCGCCCGCAGGGGCTGTACCAGCCGCAGCGCAAGGCGGTAGGATTTATCATCGGCGGGCCGAATTCCTGCTTTGAGATGGGGGATGAAATTTTAAAGCAGATCGAGGGCGTAAGGGCGCAGTTTGCGGACTGCGAGTTTGCGCTAACGACCTCTCCGCGCACGCCGCGGGCTACCGAGAACGCGCTAGAAAAGCTCAGCTGGGATTACAGCGTGATTTATAGCCGCGAGCCCGTAAATCCGATCGGCGATTTTTTGGCGCAGTGCGAGTGGGTTTTTATCAGCGAGGACAGCGTCTCGATGATAAGCGAGGCTGCATCTAACGGGAGCGCGAGCGTAGCCATTTTGAGCCTAAAGCGCAAAGATGCTCATAATAAATTTGACGATTTTATAAGCGCTCTCGTTTCTACGGGTCATGCTAGGCGCTACGATGAAGCGCTAAAAAAGACCGCAAAGTACGATCTTAAGGCGTTTGTGAGGGAGATAAAAATATGA
- a CDS encoding polysaccharide deacetylase family protein — translation MIYAAAVLAFAAAALFAWFCLRFAWWAKDLPYEYPRVLMYHMIREHLPKRASKFNRLRVTPTAFEKQLAWLKRNGFTSYTLSELASLDKKPAKAVCITFDDGYRDNLTGALPLLQKYGFKATIFIVNRRFEGNWATDKDLKKSSDELNREQMLSDQEVCELLQSGLIEIGSHTLDHANLPSLDAAEQLRQMSESKREIEAKFDISCSAFAYPFGFYDEISVRCAREAGFSCAVTTQNDVLRPHYSNFEIPRIMVSGRQGLFSFILKMKKGRNR, via the coding sequence ATGATCTACGCGGCGGCGGTTTTGGCTTTTGCGGCAGCGGCGCTTTTTGCGTGGTTCTGCCTACGCTTTGCGTGGTGGGCGAAGGATCTGCCTTACGAGTATCCGCGCGTGCTGATGTATCATATGATCCGCGAGCATCTGCCAAAGCGCGCCTCTAAATTCAACCGCCTGCGCGTGACCCCCACCGCGTTTGAAAAACAGCTTGCGTGGCTGAAGCGAAACGGTTTTACGAGCTACACTCTAAGCGAGCTTGCAAGCTTGGATAAAAAGCCCGCAAAGGCGGTTTGTATTACTTTCGACGACGGATACCGCGATAATCTCACGGGCGCCCTGCCTCTTTTGCAAAAATACGGCTTTAAGGCGACGATTTTCATCGTGAACCGGCGCTTTGAGGGGAATTGGGCGACCGATAAGGATCTGAAAAAATCAAGCGACGAGCTAAATCGCGAGCAGATGCTAAGCGATCAGGAGGTCTGCGAGCTTTTGCAAAGCGGGCTCATCGAGATCGGCTCGCATACGCTCGATCACGCAAACTTGCCTAGCTTGGACGCGGCAGAGCAGCTGCGCCAGATGAGCGAATCAAAGCGCGAAATAGAGGCGAAATTTGATATTTCTTGCAGCGCTTTTGCCTATCCGTTCGGCTTTTACGACGAGATTAGCGTGCGCTGCGCGCGCGAGGCGGGCTTTAGCTGCGCCGTTACGACGCAAAACGACGTGTTGCGCCCTCACTACTCAAATTTTGAAATTCCGCGCATCATGGTTAGCGGCAGGCAGGGGCTTTTTAGCTTCATTTTGAAGATGAAGAAGGGCAGAAATAGATGA
- a CDS encoding glycosyltransferase: protein MKIAYLCCSRFYGGVEKIVIDSLNELCKSEQAALIVPDRCEFLQRLDARVQIYEYKSRDKRYNPFLFAEIYRFLRSGGFEILHSHGAKAAQIGFVVEKFLSLKLVATKHNDRKAPVFDRVRNVIAASRKVATTINHAAKVIYFGIEPRQEFANREIYARCKDLEGAANEALKETKDARSDSAGAAGASQNMADAAYTSQDMPGRAGVSQDRALDADASQNKTSSVFVSQQGANAAAGNFKFSIVAVGRLDKIKGFDLLIRAASELKFDFELKIYGQGGERQNLQNLIDSLNLRDHVRLCGFCDDVAAALAASHLHVISSRKEGFPVILIEGIFYSPVLISTRAGGISEILSEEFLCEAADLGAKIDEIYRTYGKYARAFAQKHAKFKQTLTLQNYISSLKNYYEELLCEA from the coding sequence ATGAAAATCGCCTATCTTTGCTGCTCCAGATTTTACGGTGGTGTCGAAAAGATCGTGATCGACTCGCTAAATGAGCTTTGCAAAAGCGAGCAGGCGGCGCTAATCGTGCCCGATAGATGCGAGTTTTTACAGCGTCTGGATGCGCGCGTGCAAATTTATGAGTACAAAAGCCGCGACAAGCGCTATAATCCGTTTTTGTTCGCTGAAATTTATCGGTTTTTACGCTCGGGCGGATTTGAAATTTTACATTCGCACGGCGCCAAAGCCGCACAGATCGGCTTCGTGGTCGAAAAATTTTTAAGCCTTAAGCTTGTCGCGACCAAACACAACGATCGCAAGGCGCCGGTTTTCGATCGCGTGCGAAACGTCATCGCAGCCTCTCGCAAGGTCGCAACCACGATAAATCACGCCGCGAAGGTGATATATTTCGGCATAGAGCCGCGACAGGAGTTTGCAAATCGTGAAATTTACGCGCGCTGCAAGGACTTGGAGGGTGCCGCAAACGAAGCGCTCAAGGAAACAAAGGACGCGCGCAGCGACTCGGCTGGCGCTGCGGGTGCGTCGCAAAATATGGCTGACGCTGCGTACACGTCGCAAGATATGCCTGGCAGGGCGGGTGTGTCGCAAGATAGGGCTTTGGATGCGGACGCATCGCAAAATAAGACTAGTAGCGTATTTGTATCGCAACAGGGCGCAAACGCGGCGGCAGGAAATTTTAAATTTAGCATCGTTGCGGTCGGCAGGCTCGATAAGATTAAGGGTTTTGATCTTTTGATCCGCGCCGCAAGCGAGCTGAAATTTGATTTCGAGCTTAAAATTTACGGTCAGGGCGGCGAGAGGCAAAATTTGCAAAATTTAATCGATTCGCTAAATTTACGGGACCACGTGCGGCTATGCGGCTTTTGCGACGACGTTGCGGCAGCTCTTGCCGCGTCGCACCTGCATGTCATCAGCTCGCGCAAGGAGGGCTTTCCCGTGATTTTGATCGAAGGTATTTTTTATTCGCCCGTGCTGATATCTACCCGCGCGGGCGGAATTTCGGAAATTTTAAGCGAGGAGTTTTTATGCGAGGCGGCGGATCTGGGCGCCAAGATCGATGAAATTTACCGCACTTACGGCAAATACGCCCGGGCTTTTGCGCAAAAACACGCCAAGTTCAAGCAAACTTTGACGCTGCAAAATTATATTAGCTCGCTTAAAAATTACTACGAGGAGCTGTTATGCGAAGCCTAA
- a CDS encoding lysophospholipid acyltransferase family protein produces the protein MKEKIQYFLALGLIKFAKFAPKSFIFAFFDKLALFASWKLSRRVKVAQDNLRAAYPQKSESELHALAIENFRSIARTLTDTLLFYNGRLKFDDLISNGEQALGRVRELKGDNPHGILFFTAHFGNWEILANFFGANGFPVSVVGRRSDNELIEERLVAPFRERYGNDLIYKDDAMRRLVQALKQGRNVGILPDQKPGPKNSLITTFFGRQCYTTKTIASLYLKFRPVLIPIFARRGEDNRYEIVIKDFPPLSEGLNKDEAELFITQKCNDIFEEVVRTAPQQWFWIHKRWKMD, from the coding sequence ATGAAGGAAAAAATCCAATATTTTTTGGCGCTGGGTCTGATAAAATTTGCAAAATTCGCGCCGAAAAGCTTCATATTCGCATTTTTCGATAAGCTCGCACTTTTCGCATCGTGGAAGCTTAGTAGGCGCGTTAAAGTCGCGCAGGATAACCTTCGCGCCGCCTATCCGCAAAAAAGCGAAAGTGAGCTTCACGCTCTTGCGATCGAGAATTTTCGCAGTATCGCTAGGACGCTTACCGACACGCTTTTATTTTACAACGGCAGACTAAAATTTGATGATCTGATTTCAAACGGCGAGCAGGCGCTAGGGCGCGTCCGAGAGCTAAAAGGTGATAATCCGCACGGGATTTTATTTTTTACCGCGCATTTTGGAAATTGGGAAATTTTAGCTAATTTTTTCGGCGCTAACGGCTTTCCCGTCTCGGTAGTCGGGCGTCGCAGCGATAATGAGTTGATCGAAGAGCGGCTCGTGGCGCCGTTTCGCGAGCGCTACGGCAACGACCTCATTTACAAGGACGATGCGATGCGCAGGCTCGTGCAGGCGCTAAAGCAGGGGCGCAACGTAGGCATCCTGCCCGATCAAAAGCCAGGCCCTAAAAACAGCCTGATTACGACCTTTTTTGGACGGCAATGCTACACTACAAAGACCATCGCGTCGCTTTATTTGAAATTTCGCCCCGTGCTGATCCCGATCTTTGCGCGGCGCGGAGAGGATAATCGCTATGAGATCGTGATCAAGGATTTCCCGCCGCTATCTGAAGGGCTAAATAAGGACGAAGCCGAGCTGTTTATCACGCAAAAGTGCAACGACATTTTCGAAGAGGTCGTGCGAACCGCGCCGCAGCAGTGGTTTTGGATACATAAACGATGGAAGATGGACTGA
- a CDS encoding glycosyltransferase yields the protein MRVVQILPELNEGGVERGVVELNREFARCGIENFVISNGGKLASKIEKDGGVHVQLDVCSKNILSVAARVLKLRKILSGIAPDIVHVRSRVPAWLVKFARPRAKIVSTVHGINSVNFYSKIMTDADAIICPSGYTRDHVVRSYGVDAAKITIIPRGIDLEKFNPKNLDERFIAEFREKFHLAQDDFIVSSIGRITQIKDYKTLIRAAALASEQKLKILIVGGVRADRDEYFSELKSLVAELSLCERVIFTGSQSKVAEIYSLSSVTVSASSKPESFGRSMAEAIALNCPVIATRHGGALDIIKEGENGYFFDVGDAQALAELFAPARELKFDGYGYVSQNFSLEQMVEKTIKVYESLI from the coding sequence ATGAGGGTCGTGCAAATCCTGCCCGAGCTGAACGAAGGCGGCGTCGAGCGCGGCGTAGTCGAGCTAAATAGAGAGTTTGCGCGGTGCGGCATCGAAAATTTCGTTATCAGTAACGGCGGCAAATTGGCGTCAAAGATAGAAAAAGATGGCGGCGTGCACGTCCAGCTCGACGTTTGCTCCAAAAATATCCTAAGCGTTGCGGCGCGCGTTTTAAAGCTGCGTAAAATTTTAAGCGGGATCGCTCCAGACATCGTGCATGTTCGCTCTCGCGTGCCGGCGTGGCTGGTTAAATTTGCCCGCCCGCGTGCAAAGATCGTAAGCACCGTGCATGGGATAAATTCCGTAAATTTCTACAGCAAAATCATGACGGATGCGGACGCGATCATCTGCCCAAGCGGCTATACGCGCGATCACGTAGTGCGAAGCTACGGCGTAGACGCAGCCAAGATCACGATCATTCCGCGCGGTATCGATCTAGAAAAATTTAATCCCAAAAATTTAGACGAGCGCTTCATTGCGGAATTTCGCGAAAAATTCCACCTCGCGCAGGATGATTTCATCGTCTCAAGCATTGGGCGTATCACGCAGATTAAGGATTACAAAACTCTGATTCGCGCTGCGGCTTTGGCGAGCGAACAAAAGCTTAAAATTTTGATCGTAGGCGGCGTGAGAGCGGATCGCGACGAGTATTTTTCCGAGCTAAAATCGCTCGTAGCTGAGCTTAGCCTCTGCGAGCGCGTAATTTTTACGGGTTCGCAGAGCAAGGTAGCCGAAATTTACTCGCTCTCGTCGGTCACGGTAAGCGCCTCAAGCAAGCCTGAGAGCTTTGGGCGTTCGATGGCTGAGGCGATCGCGCTGAACTGCCCCGTGATCGCGACCCGCCACGGCGGCGCGCTGGATATCATAAAAGAGGGCGAAAACGGCTATTTTTTTGACGTGGGCGACGCGCAGGCGCTGGCAGAGCTGTTTGCTCCCGCGCGCGAGCTGAAATTTGACGGCTACGGCTACGTTTCGCAAAACTTCAGCCTAGAGCAGATGGTAGAAAAAACGATAAAGGTTTATGAGAGTTTAATATGA